The following proteins are encoded in a genomic region of Bradyrhizobium sp. SK17:
- a CDS encoding alpha-D-ribose 1-methylphosphonate 5-triphosphate diphosphatase, whose product MTAKQDTIIGNARLVLADRVIEQGWVAIADGRIAEFGEGRAPEAAEDAAGDLVMPGLIELHTDHLEMHYVPRPKVFWNPVAAVISYDGQLATSGITTVLDSLRVWREDGAEDVDGRAGVLAAAISAAREENLLRADHFLHLRCEVPMPDVVAEAKELIDRPDVRLMSLMDHTPGQRQFRDEVKLRDYYRGKGGGMTDAQLDVLFARRFAYQKQYAAPNMRAIVALAHEHGIPLASHDDTTEENVVDAINDKVAVAEFPTTMEAARGLHAAGIAILMGAPNVVRGGSHSGNIAAVDLANEGMLDILSSDYIPSSLLMAALQLPRHVPAIDLASAVRTVTKTPAEAVGLSDRGEIAVGRRADLIRVHVARELPVVRSVWREGARVA is encoded by the coding sequence ATGACCGCCAAGCAAGACACCATCATCGGCAACGCCCGGCTGGTCCTCGCCGATCGCGTGATCGAGCAGGGCTGGGTTGCGATTGCTGACGGCAGGATCGCCGAGTTCGGCGAGGGCAGGGCACCCGAGGCCGCCGAGGACGCTGCCGGCGACCTCGTGATGCCCGGGCTGATCGAGCTGCACACCGACCATCTCGAGATGCACTACGTGCCGCGGCCCAAGGTGTTCTGGAATCCGGTCGCTGCCGTGATCTCCTATGACGGGCAGCTCGCGACCTCGGGCATCACCACGGTGCTCGATTCGCTACGGGTCTGGCGCGAGGACGGCGCCGAGGACGTCGACGGCCGCGCCGGCGTGCTGGCGGCGGCGATCTCCGCTGCCCGCGAGGAAAATCTGCTGCGCGCCGATCACTTCCTGCATCTGCGCTGTGAGGTGCCGATGCCTGACGTCGTTGCCGAGGCGAAAGAGCTGATCGACCGGCCCGACGTGCGGCTGATGTCGTTGATGGATCATACGCCGGGCCAGCGCCAGTTCCGCGACGAGGTCAAGCTGCGCGACTACTACCGCGGCAAGGGCGGCGGCATGACCGACGCCCAGCTCGACGTGTTGTTCGCGCGCCGCTTTGCCTATCAGAAGCAATACGCCGCGCCGAACATGCGCGCCATCGTCGCGCTGGCGCATGAACACGGTATTCCGCTGGCGAGCCATGACGACACCACTGAGGAAAATGTGGTCGACGCCATCAACGACAAGGTCGCGGTCGCGGAATTCCCGACCACGATGGAGGCTGCGCGCGGATTGCACGCGGCCGGCATCGCCATCCTGATGGGTGCGCCGAACGTGGTGCGCGGTGGTTCGCACTCCGGCAATATCGCGGCCGTCGATCTCGCTAACGAGGGCATGCTGGATATCCTGTCGTCGGATTACATCCCGTCGAGCCTGTTGATGGCGGCGCTGCAACTGCCGCGGCATGTGCCGGCGATCGATCTGGCGTCCGCGGTCCGCACCGTGACCAAGACGCCGGCCGAGGCGGTCGGTCTGTCGGATCGCGGCGAGATCGCAGTCGGCCGGCGCGCCGATCTGATCCGCGTGCATGTGGCGCGCGAGCTGCCGGTGGTGCGCAGCGTCTGGCGCGAGGGAGCAAGGGTCGCATGA
- the phnG gene encoding phosphonate C-P lyase system protein PhnG, translating into MSSTGPDSRQTQRKAAMTVLAHAAAADIAGRLAAIAVPAHENLREPENGLVMVRGRIGGDGAPFNLGEATVSRAAVRIASGEVGFGYTLGRDAEKARMIALCDAMVQSAELSGEVEAKVIAPLRAAMNAERSRKAAETAATRVDFYTMVRGEG; encoded by the coding sequence ATGAGTTCGACCGGACCAGACAGCAGACAGACCCAGCGCAAGGCCGCGATGACGGTGCTGGCGCATGCCGCCGCGGCCGACATCGCCGGCCGGCTGGCAGCGATCGCGGTGCCCGCGCATGAGAACCTGCGCGAGCCCGAGAACGGCCTCGTGATGGTGCGCGGGCGGATCGGCGGCGACGGCGCGCCGTTCAATCTCGGCGAGGCGACGGTGTCGCGCGCGGCGGTGCGAATCGCGAGCGGCGAGGTCGGCTTCGGCTACACGCTCGGCCGCGATGCCGAGAAGGCACGGATGATCGCGCTGTGCGACGCCATGGTGCAGTCGGCGGAATTGTCCGGCGAGGTCGAGGCCAAGGTGATCGCGCCGCTGCGCGCCGCCATGAATGCCGAGCGCAGCCGCAAGGCCGCCGAGACCGCGGCGACACGGGTCGATTTCTACACGATGGTGCGCGGTGAGGGATGA
- a CDS encoding carbon-phosphorus lyase complex subunit PhnI, translated as MYVAVKGGERAIENAHRLLAHERRGDRDVPEVTLAQISEQLALGVDRVMTEGSLYDRELAALAIKQARGDMIEAIFLARAFRATLPRFGATEPVNTGEMRVQRRISSTFKDVPGGQILGPTFDYTHRLLDPQLAEGFVPEQPETAEASQAATPRVTDILGRDGLIESSPQAEADAPVGDLTREPLNFPADRDLRMQNLARGDEGFLLALGYSTQRGYGRNHPFAGEIRFGEVEVEFFAEDAGFAVPLGSIELTECQMVNQFKGSTTEAPCFTRGYGLAFGQSERKTMSMALVDRALRARELGEEAAAPAQDEEFVMSHSDNVQSTGFVEHLKLPHYVDFQSELGLLRKLRQEFAEANQAVELQEAAE; from the coding sequence ATGTATGTAGCCGTCAAGGGAGGCGAACGCGCCATCGAGAACGCCCATCGGCTGCTCGCGCATGAGCGGCGTGGCGATCGCGATGTGCCAGAGGTGACGCTGGCGCAGATCTCCGAGCAGCTCGCGCTCGGTGTCGACCGCGTGATGACCGAGGGCTCGCTCTATGACCGCGAGCTCGCGGCGCTCGCGATCAAGCAGGCGCGCGGCGACATGATCGAGGCGATCTTCCTGGCGCGCGCCTTCCGCGCCACGCTGCCGCGCTTCGGTGCCACCGAGCCGGTCAACACCGGCGAGATGCGGGTGCAGCGACGCATCTCCTCGACCTTCAAGGACGTTCCGGGCGGCCAGATCCTGGGGCCGACCTTCGACTACACCCACCGCCTGCTCGATCCGCAGCTCGCGGAAGGTTTTGTGCCGGAGCAGCCGGAGACCGCGGAGGCCTCGCAGGCCGCGACGCCGCGCGTGACCGACATCCTCGGCCGCGACGGGCTGATCGAATCCTCGCCGCAGGCCGAGGCCGACGCGCCGGTCGGCGACCTCACCCGCGAGCCGTTGAACTTCCCGGCGGATCGCGATCTGCGCATGCAGAACCTGGCGCGCGGCGACGAGGGCTTCCTGCTCGCGCTGGGCTACTCGACGCAGCGTGGCTACGGCCGCAACCATCCCTTCGCCGGAGAAATCCGCTTCGGCGAGGTCGAGGTCGAGTTCTTCGCCGAGGACGCAGGCTTTGCCGTGCCGCTCGGCTCGATCGAACTGACCGAGTGCCAGATGGTCAACCAGTTCAAGGGCTCGACCACCGAGGCACCGTGCTTCACCCGTGGCTATGGCCTGGCCTTCGGGCAGAGCGAGCGCAAGACCATGTCGATGGCACTGGTCGATCGCGCGTTGCGGGCACGCGAACTCGGCGAAGAGGCGGCAGCGCCGGCACAGGACGAGGAGTTCGTGATGTCGCACTCCGACAATGTGCAGTCGACCGGCTTCGTCGAGCATCTCAAGCTGCCGCATTACGTCGACTTCCAGTCCGAGCTCGGCCTGTTGCGCAAGCTGCGGCAGGAATTCGCCGAGGCCAATCAGGCGGTCGAACTCCAGGAGGCCGCGGAATGA
- the phnE gene encoding phosphonate ABC transporter, permease protein PhnE, with product MATAVSILPAQQLAVLEDTYRKAVARKRLRGALAAAVFCVVLVIAAIGAEVNLRTLFTYFGNFVSYFDRILTLDSGARVWTDPVEWFWGWHKWLRMLGETILISYVGTLTGAVFAFALNFFAAQNTSPGPWVRFIIRRLLEFARTVPGIVFALIFVIAFGLGPMAGVLAIAIHSTGALGKLFAEIVENADMKPVEGIRSTGASWLSCMRFAVLPQVSAGYASYALLRFEINVREASVMGFVGAGGIGQELVVAIRKFYYSDVSAILVTIIVTVFIIDISTGWLRGRLFGKETRR from the coding sequence ATGGCAACCGCCGTATCCATTCTTCCCGCGCAGCAACTCGCCGTGCTGGAAGACACGTACCGCAAGGCCGTCGCGCGCAAGCGGCTGAGAGGCGCGTTGGCCGCCGCGGTGTTCTGCGTGGTCCTGGTCATCGCCGCAATCGGCGCAGAGGTGAATTTGCGCACGCTGTTCACCTATTTCGGCAACTTCGTCAGCTATTTCGACCGCATCCTCACGCTCGACTCGGGCGCGCGGGTCTGGACCGATCCCGTCGAATGGTTCTGGGGTTGGCACAAATGGCTGAGGATGCTCGGCGAGACGATCCTGATCAGCTATGTCGGCACGCTGACCGGCGCCGTGTTCGCCTTTGCGCTGAATTTCTTCGCCGCGCAGAACACCTCACCCGGACCATGGGTGCGCTTCATCATCCGCCGCCTGCTTGAATTCGCCCGTACCGTACCCGGCATCGTGTTCGCGCTGATCTTCGTGATCGCGTTCGGTCTCGGGCCGATGGCCGGCGTACTCGCGATCGCGATCCACTCGACCGGCGCGCTCGGCAAGTTGTTTGCCGAAATCGTCGAGAATGCCGACATGAAGCCGGTCGAAGGCATCCGCTCGACCGGCGCGAGCTGGCTGTCCTGCATGCGCTTTGCCGTGCTGCCGCAGGTCTCGGCCGGTTATGCCAGCTATGCGCTGTTGCGGTTCGAGATCAATGTCCGCGAGGCCTCGGTGATGGGCTTCGTCGGCGCCGGCGGCATCGGCCAGGAGCTCGTGGTCGCGATCCGCAAGTTCTATTATTCCGACGTCAGCGCCATCCTCGTCACCATCATCGTCACCGTCTTCATCATCGACATCTCGACCGGCTGGCTGCGCGGCCGGCTGTTCGGCAAGGAGACCCGCCGATGA
- the phnD gene encoding phosphonate ABC transporter substrate-binding protein produces MITRRIILAGAAALALTGSASAQDWKAKYPELTFAVVPAENASGVTERWTPFVAYLSKELGTKVTLRIANDYAAVIEGQRAGNIQIASYGSASFARARLTGVKTDAFANDMNADGSTGYYSVFYVKASSPYKKVEDLKGKNLGLVDPNSTSGNNVPRFELDKMGIHDAEGFFGKVVFTGSHENAVLALAQGTVDIAANQWTNDDDSTLAQMLTKGMLKNADGSAMKKEDFRIINKSSPIINGPYAYNADLPEDLKAAIAKAFFDAPTKDKAAFDRLSDGQKKGFHPATTKDWDSTIELIKFVDRLRKKAS; encoded by the coding sequence ATGATCACTCGTCGCATCATTCTGGCCGGCGCTGCCGCGCTCGCGCTCACCGGCTCGGCGTCCGCGCAGGACTGGAAGGCAAAGTATCCGGAGCTCACCTTCGCCGTCGTGCCGGCCGAGAACGCCTCCGGCGTCACCGAGCGCTGGACGCCGTTCGTGGCCTATCTGTCGAAGGAGCTCGGCACGAAAGTCACGCTTCGCATCGCCAACGACTACGCGGCGGTGATCGAGGGCCAGCGCGCCGGCAACATCCAGATCGCCAGCTACGGCTCGGCCTCGTTCGCCCGGGCCCGCCTGACCGGCGTCAAGACCGACGCGTTCGCCAACGACATGAACGCCGACGGTTCGACCGGCTACTATTCGGTGTTCTACGTCAAGGCTTCGAGCCCCTACAAGAAGGTGGAAGACCTGAAGGGCAAGAACCTCGGCCTGGTCGATCCGAACTCGACCTCGGGCAACAACGTGCCGCGCTTCGAGCTCGACAAGATGGGCATCCACGATGCCGAGGGCTTCTTCGGCAAGGTGGTGTTCACCGGCAGCCACGAGAACGCCGTGCTGGCGCTGGCGCAGGGCACCGTCGACATTGCGGCCAACCAGTGGACCAACGACGACGACTCGACGCTCGCGCAGATGCTGACCAAGGGCATGCTGAAGAACGCCGATGGCTCGGCGATGAAGAAGGAAGACTTCCGCATCATCAACAAGTCGTCGCCGATCATCAACGGCCCCTACGCCTACAACGCGGACCTTCCGGAAGACCTGAAGGCGGCGATCGCCAAGGCCTTCTTCGACGCGCCGACCAAGGACAAGGCCGCCTTCGACCGTCTCTCCGACGGCCAGAAGAAGGGCTTTCACCCCGCCACGACCAAGGATTGGGACAGCACGATCGAGCTGATCAAGTTCGTCGACAGGCTGCGCAAGAAGGCGAGCTGA
- the phnK gene encoding phosphonate C-P lyase system protein PhnK, whose translation MSELSSLDNDQPLLVAEGLAKNYGRLPACRDVSFALYPGEVLAIVGESGSGKSTLLQLLSAQLAPSAGRVSYRMRDGVLRDLAELGEAERRFLFRTDWGFVHQDPAQGLRMGVSAGANVGERLMAVGWNHYGRIRDTASTWLERVEIDVGRIDDAPKTYSGGMRQRLQIARNLVTEPRLVFMDEPTGGLDVSVQARLLDLMRNLVSELGLAAIVVTHDLAVARLLSHRVMVMKGGRVIETGLTDQVLDDPREPYTQLLVSSILPP comes from the coding sequence ATGTCTGAGCTCTCGAGCCTCGACAACGACCAGCCGCTGCTGGTGGCCGAGGGGCTTGCCAAGAACTACGGCCGGCTGCCGGCCTGCCGCGACGTCTCGTTCGCGCTCTATCCCGGCGAGGTGCTGGCGATCGTCGGCGAATCCGGTTCGGGCAAGTCGACCTTGCTGCAACTGCTCTCGGCGCAGCTCGCGCCGAGCGCGGGGCGGGTGTCCTACCGGATGCGCGACGGCGTGTTGCGCGATCTCGCCGAGCTCGGCGAGGCGGAGCGGCGCTTCCTGTTCCGCACCGATTGGGGCTTCGTGCATCAGGACCCCGCGCAGGGACTGCGCATGGGCGTCTCGGCCGGCGCCAATGTCGGCGAACGGCTGATGGCGGTCGGCTGGAACCACTACGGTCGTATCCGCGACACCGCTTCGACCTGGCTGGAGCGGGTCGAGATCGATGTCGGTCGCATCGACGATGCACCGAAGACCTATTCCGGCGGCATGCGGCAGCGGTTGCAGATCGCCCGCAATCTCGTCACCGAGCCGCGGCTGGTGTTCATGGACGAGCCGACCGGCGGCCTCGACGTCTCGGTGCAGGCGCGCCTGCTCGACCTGATGCGCAATTTGGTCAGCGAGCTTGGCCTGGCCGCCATCGTCGTGACCCACGATCTCGCGGTGGCGCGCCTGCTGTCGCACCGCGTGATGGTGATGAAGGGCGGCCGCGTCATCGAGACCGGTCTCACCGACCAGGTGCTCGACGATCCGCGCGAGCCCTACACCCAGCTGCTCGTTTCCTCGATTCTGCCGCCATGA
- the phnL gene encoding phosphonate C-P lyase system protein PhnL — translation MTAMIELANAEKTFTMHLQGGVELPVVRDVSFHVVAGECVVLSGPSGAGKSSILKMIFGNYRCDSGRIGIRHHGKVIDLAIAEPRQVLSIRRSTIGYVSQFLRAVPRVATIDVVAEPLIANGVTREEARERAGKLLRRLNIPERLWTLPPSTFSGGEQQRVNIARGFISDLPILLLDEPTASLDAANRAVVVELVAEKKTKGVAMVAIVHDDEIRHLIADRIVDVTSFAAAA, via the coding sequence ATGACCGCGATGATCGAACTTGCCAACGCCGAGAAGACCTTCACCATGCATCTGCAAGGTGGTGTGGAGCTGCCCGTGGTACGCGACGTGTCGTTCCACGTCGTCGCAGGCGAATGCGTGGTGCTGTCGGGCCCGTCGGGTGCCGGCAAATCCTCCATCCTGAAGATGATCTTCGGCAATTACCGCTGCGACAGCGGCCGGATCGGCATCCGCCACCATGGCAAGGTGATCGATCTTGCCATCGCCGAGCCGCGCCAGGTGCTGAGCATCCGCCGCTCCACGATCGGCTATGTCAGCCAGTTCCTGCGTGCCGTGCCGCGGGTGGCGACGATCGACGTCGTCGCCGAGCCCCTGATCGCCAATGGCGTGACGCGCGAGGAGGCCCGCGAACGCGCCGGCAAACTGCTGCGCCGGCTCAACATTCCGGAGCGGCTATGGACCCTGCCGCCCTCGACCTTCTCCGGCGGCGAGCAGCAGCGCGTCAACATCGCGCGCGGTTTCATCTCGGATTTGCCGATCCTACTGCTCGACGAACCGACCGCATCGCTCGATGCGGCGAATCGCGCCGTGGTGGTCGAACTGGTCGCGGAGAAGAAAACTAAGGGCGTCGCGATGGTTGCGATTGTCCATGACGACGAAATCCGTCATCTGATTGCCGATCGCATCGTCGATGTGACCTCGTTCGCCGCTGCTGCCTGA
- the phnH gene encoding phosphonate C-P lyase system protein PhnH produces MTTIAEMPAGFADKVLSAQSTFRSVMDAMARPGSVQRVAADVGTPTGLMRGAAAIALTLFDHDTPIWLDAAMAATPDVARWLKFHASAPVVADASIASFALIGDAANLPALERFAFGSSEYPDRSTTLILQVDSLTQGPAFELEGPGIDGSAVLQAMIKPHDLFGRLAINEALFPRGIDVVLVHDDAIVAIPRTTRLIASGV; encoded by the coding sequence ATGACGACGATTGCCGAAATGCCCGCAGGCTTTGCCGACAAGGTGCTGTCGGCGCAATCAACCTTTCGTTCCGTGATGGACGCGATGGCGCGCCCGGGCAGCGTGCAGCGCGTCGCCGCTGATGTCGGCACGCCGACCGGCCTGATGCGCGGCGCGGCAGCGATCGCGCTGACGCTGTTCGACCACGACACGCCGATCTGGCTCGACGCCGCGATGGCTGCGACGCCCGATGTCGCCCGCTGGCTGAAATTTCATGCCAGCGCGCCGGTGGTCGCGGATGCTTCGATCGCAAGCTTCGCGCTGATCGGCGATGCGGCGAACCTGCCGGCGCTGGAGCGTTTCGCGTTCGGCAGCAGTGAATATCCTGACCGGTCGACGACGCTGATCCTGCAAGTCGACAGCCTGACGCAGGGCCCGGCCTTCGAGCTCGAGGGACCCGGCATCGACGGCAGCGCGGTGCTGCAAGCGATGATCAAGCCGCACGATCTGTTCGGCCGGCTTGCGATCAACGAAGCCCTGTTCCCGCGCGGCATCGATGTCGTGCTGGTCCATGACGATGCCATTGTGGCGATCCCGCGCACCACGCGGCTGATCGCAAGCGGAGTGTGA
- a CDS encoding alpha-D-ribose 1-methylphosphonate 5-phosphate C-P-lyase PhnJ, with product MNAPTYNFAYLDEQTKRMIRRAILKAIAIPGYQVPFASREMPMPYGWGTGGVQVTAAILGPDDVLKVIDQGSDDTTNAISIRKFFGKTAGVATTTSTADATVIQTRHRIPEATLHAGQVMVYQVPIPEPLRFLEPRETETRRMHALAEYGLMHVKLYEDIARFGHIATAYAYPVKVNARYVMDPSPTPKFDNPKMDNCAALQLFGAGREKRIYAIPPYTTVVSLDFEDHPFTRYRFNAPCALCGADNSYLDEIVTDDKGGRMFVCSDTDFCEQRQAAGHRGTESAAPHKEKAHV from the coding sequence ATGAACGCGCCGACGTACAATTTCGCCTATCTCGACGAGCAGACCAAGCGGATGATCCGCCGCGCGATCCTGAAGGCGATCGCCATTCCCGGCTACCAGGTGCCGTTCGCCAGCCGTGAGATGCCGATGCCCTATGGTTGGGGCACCGGCGGCGTGCAGGTGACGGCCGCGATCCTCGGCCCCGACGACGTGCTGAAGGTGATCGACCAGGGCTCGGACGACACCACCAACGCGATCTCGATCCGCAAGTTCTTCGGCAAGACCGCCGGCGTCGCGACCACGACCTCGACCGCGGACGCGACCGTGATCCAGACCCGGCACCGGATTCCCGAGGCGACGCTGCATGCCGGGCAGGTGATGGTCTATCAGGTGCCGATCCCCGAGCCGCTGCGCTTCCTCGAGCCGCGCGAGACCGAGACGCGGCGCATGCACGCGCTCGCCGAATACGGGTTGATGCACGTCAAGCTGTACGAGGACATCGCGCGCTTCGGCCACATCGCGACCGCCTACGCCTACCCGGTGAAGGTGAATGCGCGCTACGTGATGGACCCGTCGCCGACGCCGAAATTCGACAATCCGAAGATGGACAATTGCGCGGCCTTGCAACTGTTCGGCGCCGGCCGCGAGAAGCGCATCTACGCGATCCCGCCCTATACGACCGTGGTGTCGCTGGATTTCGAGGATCACCCGTTCACGCGCTACCGCTTCAACGCGCCCTGTGCGCTGTGCGGCGCCGACAACTCCTATCTCGACGAGATCGTCACCGACGACAAGGGCGGCCGGATGTTCGTCTGCTCCGATACCGACTTCTGCGAGCAGCGCCAGGCCGCCGGCCATCGCGGCACCGAGAGCGCAGCACCGCACAAGGAGAAGGCGCATGTCTGA
- the phnC gene encoding phosphonate ABC transporter ATP-binding protein, translating into MLVVEGLTCRFGAKAAVDNASFSIAPGSFVGVIGRSGAGKSTLLRMINRLADPTSGRILFEGTDVTALRGKALRQWRARSAMIFQQFNLVGRLDVLTNVLMGRLAQIPSWRSLAQVWPEQDRALALSALEQFDIAQLAAQRADQLSGGQQQRVAIARALVQEPDIILADEPIASLDPRNTKIVMDALLRINKHFGITVLCNLHSLDLARTYCDRLVGMAAGRVVFDGAPAALTDHIARELYDLEANDVIGAEPLPAPDGATAPALGTAAAA; encoded by the coding sequence ATGCTGGTGGTGGAAGGTTTGACGTGCCGTTTCGGTGCAAAAGCCGCGGTCGACAACGCGTCTTTCTCGATTGCGCCGGGCAGCTTTGTCGGCGTGATCGGCCGCTCCGGTGCCGGCAAGTCGACGCTGCTGCGGATGATCAACCGCCTCGCCGATCCGACCTCCGGCCGTATCCTGTTCGAAGGCACAGATGTGACCGCGCTGCGCGGCAAGGCGCTGCGGCAGTGGCGGGCACGCTCGGCGATGATCTTCCAGCAGTTCAATCTGGTCGGTCGTCTCGACGTCTTGACCAACGTGCTGATGGGCCGGCTCGCCCAGATTCCGTCGTGGCGTTCGCTGGCGCAGGTCTGGCCGGAGCAGGACAGGGCGCTGGCGCTGTCCGCGCTCGAGCAGTTCGACATCGCCCAGCTCGCGGCGCAGCGCGCCGACCAGCTCTCCGGCGGCCAGCAGCAGCGCGTCGCGATCGCCCGCGCGCTGGTGCAGGAACCCGACATCATCCTCGCCGACGAGCCGATCGCCTCGCTCGATCCGCGCAACACCAAGATCGTGATGGACGCGCTGCTGCGCATCAACAAGCACTTCGGCATCACGGTGCTCTGCAATCTGCACTCGCTCGACCTGGCGCGGACCTATTGCGACCGGCTGGTCGGCATGGCGGCGGGCCGCGTGGTGTTCGACGGCGCCCCTGCGGCGCTCACCGATCATATCGCCCGAGAGCTCTATGACCTCGAGGCCAATGACGTCATCGGTGCGGAGCCGCTGCCCGCGCCCGACGGTGCAACCGCTCCGGCACTCGGCACCGCAGCCGCGGCCTGA
- the phnE gene encoding phosphonate ABC transporter, permease protein PhnE produces the protein MSQMPRPDAGELRAKYPGVFERPASARLAMPAMILGALAIFVFGLVDLDFSPSRLISGLSQLGWITMMMIPPNPGSSFPLYMQALGETLSIALLGTTLAAVLALPVSLLAARNIIPSNLIRFPVRRFLDSIRGVDTLIWALVWINVVGLGPFAGVLAIMVSDFGAFGKLFSEAIEAADRKQVEGIRASGGNALHEIRFGLLPQVLPVIAGQVLYFIESNTRSATIIGIVGAGGIGLQLAEQIRVLEWQKVSFLILMILIAVAVIDFISSKLRFAIIGQRAVA, from the coding sequence ATGAGCCAGATGCCGCGGCCCGATGCGGGCGAGCTTCGGGCGAAATATCCCGGCGTGTTCGAGCGGCCCGCCTCGGCGCGGCTGGCGATGCCGGCGATGATTCTCGGCGCCCTCGCAATTTTCGTGTTCGGGCTGGTCGATCTCGACTTCTCGCCGTCGAGGTTGATCTCGGGCCTCAGCCAGCTCGGCTGGATCACCATGATGATGATCCCGCCGAATCCCGGTTCGTCATTTCCGCTCTACATGCAGGCGCTCGGCGAGACGCTGTCGATCGCGCTGCTCGGCACGACGCTTGCGGCGGTGCTGGCGCTGCCGGTCAGCCTGCTGGCGGCGCGCAACATCATCCCCTCGAACCTGATCCGCTTTCCGGTGCGCCGCTTCCTGGATTCGATCCGCGGCGTCGATACGCTGATCTGGGCGCTGGTCTGGATCAACGTCGTCGGCCTCGGCCCGTTCGCCGGCGTGCTGGCGATCATGGTGTCGGACTTCGGCGCGTTCGGAAAACTGTTCTCGGAAGCGATCGAGGCGGCGGACCGCAAGCAGGTCGAGGGTATCAGGGCCTCCGGCGGCAACGCGTTGCACGAAATCCGATTCGGCCTGTTGCCGCAGGTGTTGCCGGTGATCGCCGGGCAGGTGCTCTACTTCATCGAGTCGAACACGCGCTCGGCCACCATCATCGGCATCGTCGGCGCTGGCGGCATCGGCTTGCAGCTCGCCGAGCAGATCCGCGTGCTGGAATGGCAGAAGGTGTCGTTCCTGATCCTGATGATCCTGATCGCGGTCGCCGTGATCGACTTCATCTCGAGCAAGCTGCGCTTCGCGATCATCGGCCAGCGCGCGGTGGCGTAG
- the phnF gene encoding phosphonate metabolism transcriptional regulator PhnF codes for MSMQESSGVALWRQVADGIERGIADGRFAAGEKLPGEMEIAETYRVNRHTVRRALAALAERGLVRAERGSGTYVEAQRLAYPLRSRTRFSEIVGAGGHEPRGQLIDAGEDTANREIARELGLKIGAPLIRIEAVRLADRTPICVSTTWLSAERFPDAGNVFASVRSMTKLLGHYGVRDYRRAATRITAAIADATDAARLDLPLGRPVLVVDATDVDMLNQPLVTKRSRFAAERVEFLVENG; via the coding sequence ATGAGCATGCAGGAAAGTTCCGGCGTCGCCTTGTGGCGGCAGGTCGCTGACGGCATCGAGCGCGGCATCGCCGACGGCCGCTTCGCCGCCGGCGAAAAGCTGCCGGGCGAGATGGAGATCGCCGAGACTTACCGGGTCAACCGCCACACCGTGCGGCGCGCGCTCGCTGCATTGGCGGAGCGCGGCCTGGTGCGCGCCGAGCGCGGCAGCGGCACCTATGTCGAGGCGCAGCGCCTGGCCTATCCGTTGCGCTCACGCACCAGGTTTTCCGAGATCGTCGGCGCCGGCGGCCACGAGCCGCGCGGCCAGCTGATCGATGCCGGCGAAGACACTGCCAATCGCGAGATCGCGCGCGAGCTCGGCCTGAAGATCGGCGCGCCGCTGATCCGGATCGAGGCCGTGCGCCTCGCCGACCGGACGCCGATCTGCGTATCCACCACCTGGCTGTCGGCCGAGCGGTTTCCCGATGCCGGCAACGTGTTCGCCAGCGTTCGCTCGATGACGAAGCTGCTCGGGCACTACGGCGTCAGGGATTACCGGCGGGCCGCGACCCGAATCACCGCAGCGATCGCCGACGCCACCGACGCCGCGCGGCTTGATCTGCCGCTGGGACGTCCGGTGCTGGTGGTCGATGCCACCGACGTCGACATGTTGAATCAGCCGCTGGTGACCAAGCGTTCGCGGTTCGCCGCCGAGCGTGTCGAGTTCTTGGTCGAGAACGGCTGA